GAATAATATCTTTCATTGTTAACATATAGACACACCTTCCTTACGTAACAATATATCAAATAATGTATCCTTCTTGCATCTATTATATTTGATGGTCAACTAGAAAATAAGCTTGTGAGAATCGAAACTAATTCATACATTTTAGAAATACGTGTAGGAGTTGGGTTACATGCTTTAAGTATGGCCGCATATCTAGCTACTTTGACAAGGGGTACTAAGATAAAATATTTAAATATGAGACGGTTCTGACAAGGATTCTGCTTCTTGAAGGCTGTAAATCAGTTTTTAAGGACGTAAATTATGATGTTTCACCCTAATTATTGTTTGCTTTCTTCGTCTCTTTTATCTAAAATGACCATTGACAATGAAGGAGGATTTATGACATATGAAATTAACGAAAACTGCAGGTATTGCAATAGCAGCGACGATTTTATTAGCGGGTTGTAACAAAGATGGCGAACAGATAGATAATTATAATGAACATTTAAGTAACCTTCAAAGAGTAGAGGCACCGATTCAAAAAGTAAATAATGAGATGAACAAACTTGAAAAAGAAAAGGAAAAAATCTCAAAAGAAATTACAGGTAAAGATGTTTCACAAGTACAAGATCAAGTAAAAGCTTTCCTTGAAAATGCTGGTAAGCGTGAAGCACAATTACAAAAAGAAGAAGACGCGATGGGTGAATCTAAAAAAGTCTTTGAAAAAATGAAAAAAACAACAAGTAAAATTGAAGATGAAGCGGATAAAAAAGAGTTACAAGAATTCAATGATGCGTTAGCAGATAAATATAAAAAACATGAAGCATTCATTAACAATTACAAAGAGCTTGTTGGAAAAGAAAAAGATTTATTTGGTTATTTCCAAGATCAATCTGGCACACAAGAAGGTGTGGATCAACGTTCAAAAGAATTACAGTCTGCACAAAAAGAAATGAATAACACAGTTAAAGCGTACACAAAATCAATTCGCAAGATGCAATCTGAAAGACGAGATGTAGAAGAAGTTATCAAAAAATAGACTGTAACAGTTTGTGTTAAAGAGTATAACAGTTTCTACAACTGTAATGCTGTCAACTGCTACAGAACTTGCATCAAATCACTTAAAAGTTACACAGTTTTATGTTATTCTTAATTAAGAAGAAATATATATAACGGGAAAGGTATGGTGAATTGCATGGCTGCTAAGTTAAAAGCCCAATTCGATGCAGAACAAGTATTGAAAGATACTGAGTCGAAGTTTGAAATGGTTCAAATCCTAGATGCAGATGGTAATGTAACTAACGAAGATTTGCTTCCAGATCTATCAGATGAAGAATTAGTTGAATTAATGAGAAGAATGGTTTGGACACGTATTTTAGACCAACGTTCTATTTCATTAAACAGACAAGGACGTTTAGGTTTCTATGCACCTACTGCAGGTCAAGAAGCGTCACAACTTGCTTCACAATTCGCATTAGAAAAAGAAGACTTTATTCTTCCTGGATACCGTGACGTACCACAATTAATCTGGCACGGTTTACCATTAACTAAAGCTTTCTTATTCTCTCGCGGACATTTCGTAGGTAACCAAATGGAAGACGTGAATGCATTAAGCCCACAAATCATTATCGGTGCTCAATACATCCAAACTGCTGGTGTAGCATTCGGTCTTAAAAAACGTGGTAAACAAGCTGTAGCAATTACTTACACTGGTGACGGTGGTTCTTCACAAGGGGACTTCTATGAAGGTATCAACTTCGCGTCAGCTTACAAAGTACCAGCTATCTTTGTAATTCAAAATAATAACTACGCAATTTCAACACCACGTTCTAAACAAACTGCTGCACAAACATTAGCTCAAAAAGCAGTGGCTGTAGGTATTCCTGGTATCCAAGTTGATGGTATGGATGCATTAGCTGTATACCAAGCAACTAAAGAAGCTCGTGAACGCGCGATCGCTGGTGAAGGTCCAACGTTAATCGAAACAATGACTTACCGTTACGGTCCACATACAATGGCTGGTGACGACCCTACACGTTACAGAACTTCTGATGAAGATGCTGAATGGGAGAAAAAAGACCCACTTGTTCGCTTCAGAAAATTCTTAGAAAACAAAGGCTTATGGTCTGAAGAAAAAGAAAACGAAGTAATCGAACAAGCTAAAGAAGAAATTAAAACAGCAATTAAAGAAGCAGACAACACTGAAAAACAAACAGTGACTTCAATGATGGATATCATGTATGAAGATATGCCTCAAAACCTTGCTGAACAATATGAAATTTACAAAGAGAAGGAGTCGAAGTAAGCCATGGCACAAATGACAATGGTTCAAGCGATTAACAACGCGCTAGCAACTGAACTTAAAAACGACGAAAACACTTTGATCTTTGGTGAAGACGTTGGTGTTAACGGTGGTGTATTCCGTGTAACTGAAGGTTTACAAAAAGAATTCGGTGAAGACCGTGTATTCGACACACCTTTAGCAGAATCTGGTATTGGTGGTTTAGCATTAGGTTTAACAACTCAAGGCTACCGTCCAATCATGGAAATCCAGTTCTTAGGTTTCGTATATGAAGTATTCGACTCTGTAGCTGGACAAATCGCACGTCACCGTTTCCGTAGCGGTAACTCAAAAGCGGCACCTGTTACAATCCGTACACCATTCGGTGGTGGGGTGCATACACCAGAACTTCACGCAGATAACTTAGAAGGTATCCTTGCGCAATCACCTGGTCTTAAAGTAGTTATCCCATCAGGTCCATATGATGCAAAAGGTTTACTTATCGAAAGTATCCGTAGCAACGACCCAGTTGCATACCTTGAGCACATGAAGTTATACCGTTCATTCCGTGAAGAAGTACCGGAAGAAGAGTATACAATTGAACTTGGTAAAGCAAACGTTAAACGTGAAGGTACTGATTTAACAATCATTACTTACGGTGCAATGGTACAAGAATCAATGAAAGCTGCTGAAGAACTTGAAAAAGAAGGTCACTCAGTAGAAGTTATTGATTTACGTACTGTTCAACCATTAGACATTGACACATTAGTTGCTTCAACAGAAAAAACTGGTCGTGTTGTTGTTGTTCAAGAAGCACAAAAACAAGCTGGTGTAGGCGCTAACGTTGTTGCTGAATTATCAGAACGTGCAATTCTTTCATTAGAAGCACCAATCGGACGTGTTGCAGCACCAGATACTATCTATCCATTCACACAAGCTGAGAATGTATGGTTACCAAATAAAAATGATATCATTGAAAAAGTAAAAGAAACATTAGAATTCTAATAACAGTTTGATTGTTAGGTGAGTTGTCTCTTTTTGAGCAATGATGCATAGAAAGTAAGCTCGCTTTGTAAAAACATTCGCTGTTGCTGAGTGATTTACATTTAGCGAGCTGCTTTTGAGATTTTAAATGAACGTCTCGCAATGAGATAGTTAAAAAATGATTTAATATTAGGAGGAAACAACGTGGCATTTGAATTTAAATTACCAGATATTGGTGAAGGTATCCACGAAGGTGAAATCGTAAAATGGTTTATTAAAGCTGGAGATACAATTGAAGAAGATGACATTCTATGTGAAGTACAAAACGACAAATCAGTTGTAGAAATCCCATCTCCTGTAACGGGAACAATTGAAGAAGTTGTAGTTGAAGAAGGTACAGTAGCAGTTGTTGGTGACACAATTGTTAAAATCGACGCACCAGATGCAGGCGATATTCAATTTAAAGGTGGACACGACGACGAGCCTAAAGAAGAAGCAAAAGAAGAAGTTAAAGAAGAAACTAAAGAAGCACCTGCTGCAGCCCCTCAAGCAGATGTAGAAGTAGACGAAGATCGTATCATTAAAGCAATGCCATCAGTGCGTAAATATGCACGTGACAACAATGTGAACATTAAGGCTGTTAATGGTAGCGGTAAAAATGGTAGAATTACAAAAGAGGACGTTGATGCATTCTTAAACGGCGGTGGCCAAGCAGCTGCAGCAACAACTGAAGCAGCATCAGCTGAATCTACAGAATCAACTGCACCAGCAGCGTCTGCAGCACCAGCAGCATCAGCTGAAGGTGAATTCCCAGAAACTACAGAAAAAATTCCTGCAATGCGTAAGGCGATTGCAAAAGCAATGGTTAACTCTAAACACACTGCGCCTCACGTAACATTAATGGATGAAATTGATGTTCAAGCATTATGGGATCACCGTAAAAAATTCAAAGAAGTTGCTGCTGAACAAGGTACGAAGCTTACATTCTTACCATACGTTGTAAAAGCATTAGTTTCAGCATTGAAAAAATACCCAGCACTTAACACTTCATTCAATGAAGAAGAAGGTGTAGTGGTACACAAACATTACTGGAATATCGGTATTGCAGCTGACACTGAAAGAGGTTTATTAGTACCTGTAGTGAAACATGCTGACCGTAAATCTATGTTCCAAATTTCAGATGAAATCAACGAACTTGCTGTTAAAGCACGTGATGGTAAATTAACTTCTGATGAAATGAAAGGTGCAACATGTACTATTAGTAACATCGGTTCTGCTGGCGGACAATGGTTCACACCAGTTATCAACCACCCAGAAGTTGCTATCTTAGGTATTGGCCGTATTGCTCAAAAACCAATCGTTAAAGATGGCGAAATCGTTGCAGCACCAGTATTATCATTATCATTAAGCTTTGACCACAGACAAATTGATGGTGCGACTGGTCAAAACGCTATGAACCATATCAAGCGTTTATTAAACAATCCAGAACTATTATTAATGGAGGGGTAAAATATGGTAGTCGGAGATTTTCCAATTGAAACAGATACTATTGTCGTAGGGGCAGGTCCTGGTGGATACGTTGCAGCAATTCGTGCAGCACAATTAGGACAAAAAGTAACAATCGTTGAGAAAGGTAACCTTGGTGGTGTATGCTTAAACGTTGGTTGTATCCCATCAAAAGCACTTTTAAATGCATCACACCGTTTTGAACAAGCTCAACACGGTAGCGAATTAGGTATTACAGCTGAAAACGTTTCATTAGACTTTGGTAAAGTACAAGACTTCAAAGGTTCTGTTGTTAACAAATTAACAGGCGGTGTTGAATCTTTACTTAAAGGTAACAAAGTTGAGATCGTTAAAGGTGAAGCTTACTTCGTTGATGGTAACAGCTTACGCGTTATGGACGAATCAAGTGCACAAACGTACACTTTCAAAAACGCTATTGTTGCGACTGGTTCACGTCCAATCGAAATTCCTAACTTCAAATTTGGTAACCGTGTATTAGACTCAACTGGTGCTTTAAACTTACAAGAAGTACCTAAAAAATTAGTTGTTGTCGGTGGTGGTTACATCGGTTCTGAGTTAGGTACAGCATACGCTAACTTCGGTACTGAAGTAACAATTCTTGAAGGTGCTAAAGAAATCCTTGGTGGATTCGAAAAACAAATGGTTGCACCTGTTAAGAAAAAAATGAAATCTAAAGGTATGACAATCGAAACTGAAGCTTTAGCAAAATCAGCTGAAGAAACTGAAAACGGTGTGAAAGTTACTTATGAAGTAAAAGGCGAAGAAAAAACAATCGAAGCTGATTACGTATTAGTAACAGTAGGACGTCGTCCAAACACTGATGAATTAGGTTTAGAAGAAGCTGGCGTTAAGCTTACTGAACGTGGTTTAATCGAAGTTGACAAACAAGGTCGTTCTTCAGTAAGCAGTATCTACGCAATTGGTGATATTGTTCCGGGTCTTCCATTAGCACATAAAGCAAGCTATGAAGCAAAAGTTGCTGCAGAAGCAATCTCAGGACAAAATGCAGAAGTTGACTACATTGGTATGCCTGCTGTATGTTTCACTGAACCTGAACTTGCACAAGTTGGTTACACTGAAGCACAAGCTAAAGAAGAAGGCATTGCTTACAAAGCTTCTAAATTCCCTTACCAAGCAAACGGTCGTGCATTATCATTAAACGATACAGACGGTTTCGTTAAGTTAATCACACTTAAAGAAGACGATACTTTAATCGGTGCACAAGTTGTTGGTACAAGTGCTTCTGATGTTATTTCTGAATTAGGTCTTGCTATTGAAGCAGGTATGAACGCAGAAGACATCGCATTAACTGTTCACGCTCACCCAACATTAGGTGAAATGAGCATGGAAGCTGCTGAAAAAGCAATCGGTTTACCAATCCACACAATGTAATTTGTGTTGATATATCAAAAGAGGCTGGGCCATGGTGCTTGGCCTCTCTTTCTGTATAAAGGGGGTTATTCTATGGAATATCAATATCCTATAGATGTTGACTGGTCACAAGATGAAATGGTGGCTGTTATATCATTTTTTAATGCGATTGAATCATATTACGAGTCATCTGTTGAAAGAGAAACTTTAATGGAACGATATCGTGCGTTTAAAAAGGTCGTTCCTGGTAAAGCAGATGAGAAAAATATTTTTTCAGAATTCAAATCAAGTAGTGGTTATGACAGCTATTTGGCTGTGAAAAATGCAAAGAATCATCCTGATCATAAAACTTTAAGTAATCATTAAAAAATGGTTGTAATTCGAGCTGTATTTTGTTATTTTTATTAAGCGTTAAACAAAATGTTTAGTAAAAGTAAACTTAATACAGCTTTTTTGTTTTTAAATATATAAATGATGACTTGCAGGTGAAAAAATGGAAATTGGCCAAAAGATTAGAAATTTAAGGCATCTTAAAAATCTGACTCAAGAAGAACTTGGGGAGCGAACAGATTTATCTAAAGGGTATATTTCGCAAATAGAAAGTAATAAGACGTCACCGAATATGGAAACGTTCTTTAATATTCTTGAAGTGCTTGGTACGACACCACGTGACTTCTTTGAGCAACAAGCAGTAAGCAAGATTCATTATCCACAAGAGGAACAGTTGACATATGATGAAAGTGATAAAGGATACTTTCTACAATGGCCTGTTAAAACATCGAATGAATTTGAAATGGAACCATTATTGCTTACGTTACAACCACAAGCTTCATATAAAACATTTGAGCCATCCATGTCTGACACGTTCATCTATTGTCTAGAAGGTACGGTTACGCTGACATTTGGTGATGAACTCTTTGACGCGAAACAGGGTGATGCATTGTATTTTAAAGCAACAAAAGCACATCGATTAACAAACAATGGAGATGTTCCGGTACGTTTATTACTTGTCGCAACATCATCTTATTTATAGGAGGAAACATACATGGCACCTTTATTAACATTTGATCAGGTTACCAAAATGTATGATGGATCAGTGATTTTAGACGGTATTGATATAGAGATTGAGTCTGGATATTTTTATACTATTCTAGGTTCCTCAGGTTGTGGTAAAACGACAATGCTGAAGCTGATTGCTGGTTTTGAGTCACCAGATGCGGGGAATATTGTCTATCGTGGAAAAACAATTAATGATCTGCCTGCGAATAAGCGTCAAGTGAATACAGTGTTTCAAGATTATGCATTGTTTCCACACTTAAATGTTTATGACAATGTGGCTTTTGGGTTGAAGCTGAAAAAGCTTAATAAAAAAGCGATTGATGAGAAAGTTAAAGAAGCATTAAAACTTGTGAAATTAGAATCATATATCCATAGTCCTATTCAAGCATTGAGTGGGGGACAAAAGCAGCGAATTGCGATTGCACGTGCCATTGTAAATGAGCCAGAAATTTTATTATTGGATGAATCATTGTCTGCGTTAGACCTTAAGTTACGTACAGAGATGCAATACGAATTAAGGGAGATTCAATCACGTTTAGGCATTACTTTTATCTTTGTAACGCATGATCAAGAAGAAGCGCTGGCACTCAGTGATTATATTTTTGTCATGCGTAGTGGAAAGGTAGAACAATTCGGGACGCCTATTGATATCTATGATGAACCAGTTAACCGTTATGTTGCTGATTTTATCGGTGAATCTAATATTGTGGATGGTACGATGATTGAGGACTTTGTCGTGAATATATATGGGCAAGATTTTGATTGTGTGGACCAAGATATTGCACCGAATACACCTGTAGAAGTGGTAATTCGACCAGAAGATATTTCACTCGTTCCCGAAGAACAGGGGTTGTTTCAAGCAACGGTTTTATCAACACTTTTCCGCGGTGTACATTATGAAATTATTTGTGAAGATCGCAAAGGTTATGAGTGGACAATACAATCTACAAAAAATGCTGATATTGGATCACGTGTAGGACTTGATTTTGAACCAGAAGCAATTCATATAATGGTACCTGGCGAAACAGAGGAAGAATTTGATGCACGTATTGAAGGATATGGAGATGGTAACGATGAAACATCTTAATCGATGGTTAGCCATTCCATATTGGCTGTGGATGATTGGATTTATCATTATACCAGTTGCATTACTTGTTTATTTTTCATTTGTTGATTTGGAAGGTCATTTTTCACTGACAAACTATGAACAGTTTTTAACGTGGCGATATATGCGGATGTTATTAGAGTCAGTGATGTATGCTGGTATTATTACAATTGTTTGCTTGTTGTTTAGTTATCCAGCAGCGTATTTCATCCGCCAATCTAAGCATGCAGCAAGTTGGTTATTAGTGATGATTATCCCAACATGGATGAATCTACTACTTAAGACATATGCATTTATTGGTATTTTCAGTCATGATGGACTTATCAATCAGTTTTTAAGATTGTTGCATATTCCATCACAAACCATTTTATTTACTGCACCTGCTTTTGTAATCGTTGCGGCATATATCTATTTACCATTTATGCTATTACCAATTTACAATAGTATGAAAGATATTCCGGATCAATTGTTTTATGCGGCACAAGACTTAGGTGCAAGTCCACTCACAATTGTTCGAAAAGTATTATTCCCACTAACAATTGAAGGGGTTAAGACTGGAATACAGGTAACGTTTATTCCGGCACTTTCATTATTCATGATTACACGTTTGATTGCAGGAAATAAGGTCATCAATATCGGTACAGCGATTGAAGAACAATTTTTAGTGATTCAGAACTTTGGTATGGGTGCAACGATTGCTTTATTCCTCGTGTTATTTATGATGATTACACTTATTTTCACACGCAGTAAAAATCAAGGAGGTATGTCACGATGAAATGGTATGGTAAAGCTTATTTATTCTTCCTCCTTGTCATACTGTATTTACCGATTTTCTTTTTGATGTTGTATTCGTTTAATAGTGCTGGGAATATGGTACATTTTGAGAAGTTCACACTCGAACATTATCAAGCATTATTTGAAAATAAGCGACTACTGCAAGTTGTGTTTAATACGATTGCGATTGCACTGATTGCCGCTGCTGTTTCAACAGTAATTGGACTTTTTGGTGCACTGGTCTTATACCAAATCAGACAACAAATGCTTAAAGTATCATTACTTACATTAAATAATGTATTAATGGTTTCATCAGATGTTGTGATCGGTGCTTCATTTTTAATTATGTTTACAGCCATTGGTCACTACACAGGTTTTAGCTTAGGATTTACATCTGTGCTCGTATCACACATTGCCTTTTGTATTCCAATTGTGGTGATTGTCATATTACCAAAACTCTATGAAATGAATCATTCCATTATTAACGCGGGTAGAGATTTAGGTGCAACAGAATGGCAGTTGCTGACAAAAATTTTAATACCGCAATTAATGCCTGGGATTATCGGTGGATTTTTTATGGCATTGACATACTCACTTGATGATTTTACAGTGAGCTTTTTCGTAACAGGGAATGGCTTTAGTGTATTATCTGTAGAAGTTTATTCTATGGCACGACGTGGTGTGAGTATGGAAATTAATGCCATTTCTACATTGTTATTTGCTGTCATCATGATTGGTTTATTAGGTTATCAACTGCTGCAAAGACAACAGCGTAAAAATCAACTTAAAAGACGAGGAGTGGCACAATGAAGCAATTTGTACAATTGATAGGCGGTGCACTCATACTAGGTATCATTAGTCTTGGTATTGGTTATTGGATTAGTCACGACAGTGTGAATAAAGAACAACAAGAATTGTATGTCTATAACTGGGGAGAGTACATCGATCCTGAATTGATTCATCAGTTTGAAAAAGAAACAGGCATTAAAGTCATCTATGAAACATTTGATTCAAATGAAGCGATGGAAGCAAAGATTAGAAATGGTGGAACGCACTATGATGTTGCTTTTCCAAGCGATTATACAATTGAGAAAATGAAAAAATCTCAATTACTCATCCCATTAGATCATCAAAAAATCCCAAATATGAAACATTTAGATTCCTATTATATGGATCAACCATTTGATAAAAATAATGTCTATTCTTTACCATACTTTTTTGGTACGGTCGGTATTTTATATGATCGTGAAAAATATCCTGATATGACGTTTGAACATTGGACTGATTTGAAAGATCCTAGATTGGCAAATGATGTCATTTTAGTGGATGGTGCCCGTGAAGTGATAGGGTTTGGATTAAACAGTCTTGGGTATAGTTTGAATGATACAGACACACATCACTTAAGTG
This region of Staphylococcus sp. IVB6240 genomic DNA includes:
- a CDS encoding spermidine/putrescine ABC transporter substrate-binding protein, with the protein product MKQFVQLIGGALILGIISLGIGYWISHDSVNKEQQELYVYNWGEYIDPELIHQFEKETGIKVIYETFDSNEAMEAKIRNGGTHYDVAFPSDYTIEKMKKSQLLIPLDHQKIPNMKHLDSYYMDQPFDKNNVYSLPYFFGTVGILYDREKYPDMTFEHWTDLKDPRLANDVILVDGAREVIGFGLNSLGYSLNDTDTHHLSEAEAHLKTFAPNIRGVVGDEVTMMFEQHEASVAVIWSGSAAPLFQEDDRFDYVVPKDGSNLWFDNMVIPKTAQNVEGAHKFMNFLLDPKVNRQNTEWVAYGTPNKTAREMLPDEIKNDTRVYPTEETQKRLEVYKDLGTDVLSEYNERFLNFKMGL
- the pdhA gene encoding pyruvate dehydrogenase (acetyl-transferring) E1 component subunit alpha, which encodes MAAKLKAQFDAEQVLKDTESKFEMVQILDADGNVTNEDLLPDLSDEELVELMRRMVWTRILDQRSISLNRQGRLGFYAPTAGQEASQLASQFALEKEDFILPGYRDVPQLIWHGLPLTKAFLFSRGHFVGNQMEDVNALSPQIIIGAQYIQTAGVAFGLKKRGKQAVAITYTGDGGSSQGDFYEGINFASAYKVPAIFVIQNNNYAISTPRSKQTAAQTLAQKAVAVGIPGIQVDGMDALAVYQATKEARERAIAGEGPTLIETMTYRYGPHTMAGDDPTRYRTSDEDAEWEKKDPLVRFRKFLENKGLWSEEKENEVIEQAKEEIKTAIKEADNTEKQTVTSMMDIMYEDMPQNLAEQYEIYKEKESK
- the lpdA gene encoding dihydrolipoyl dehydrogenase, producing MVVGDFPIETDTIVVGAGPGGYVAAIRAAQLGQKVTIVEKGNLGGVCLNVGCIPSKALLNASHRFEQAQHGSELGITAENVSLDFGKVQDFKGSVVNKLTGGVESLLKGNKVEIVKGEAYFVDGNSLRVMDESSAQTYTFKNAIVATGSRPIEIPNFKFGNRVLDSTGALNLQEVPKKLVVVGGGYIGSELGTAYANFGTEVTILEGAKEILGGFEKQMVAPVKKKMKSKGMTIETEALAKSAEETENGVKVTYEVKGEEKTIEADYVLVTVGRRPNTDELGLEEAGVKLTERGLIEVDKQGRSSVSSIYAIGDIVPGLPLAHKASYEAKVAAEAISGQNAEVDYIGMPAVCFTEPELAQVGYTEAQAKEEGIAYKASKFPYQANGRALSLNDTDGFVKLITLKEDDTLIGAQVVGTSASDVISELGLAIEAGMNAEDIALTVHAHPTLGEMSMEAAEKAIGLPIHTM
- a CDS encoding ABC transporter permease, which encodes MKWYGKAYLFFLLVILYLPIFFLMLYSFNSAGNMVHFEKFTLEHYQALFENKRLLQVVFNTIAIALIAAAVSTVIGLFGALVLYQIRQQMLKVSLLTLNNVLMVSSDVVIGASFLIMFTAIGHYTGFSLGFTSVLVSHIAFCIPIVVIVILPKLYEMNHSIINAGRDLGATEWQLLTKILIPQLMPGIIGGFFMALTYSLDDFTVSFFVTGNGFSVLSVEVYSMARRGVSMEINAISTLLFAVIMIGLLGYQLLQRQQRKNQLKRRGVAQ
- a CDS encoding dihydrolipoamide acetyltransferase family protein, translated to MAFEFKLPDIGEGIHEGEIVKWFIKAGDTIEEDDILCEVQNDKSVVEIPSPVTGTIEEVVVEEGTVAVVGDTIVKIDAPDAGDIQFKGGHDDEPKEEAKEEVKEETKEAPAAAPQADVEVDEDRIIKAMPSVRKYARDNNVNIKAVNGSGKNGRITKEDVDAFLNGGGQAAAATTEAASAESTESTAPAASAAPAASAEGEFPETTEKIPAMRKAIAKAMVNSKHTAPHVTLMDEIDVQALWDHRKKFKEVAAEQGTKLTFLPYVVKALVSALKKYPALNTSFNEEEGVVVHKHYWNIGIAADTERGLLVPVVKHADRKSMFQISDEINELAVKARDGKLTSDEMKGATCTISNIGSAGGQWFTPVINHPEVAILGIGRIAQKPIVKDGEIVAAPVLSLSLSFDHRQIDGATGQNAMNHIKRLLNNPELLLMEG
- a CDS encoding ABC transporter permease; amino-acid sequence: MKHLNRWLAIPYWLWMIGFIIIPVALLVYFSFVDLEGHFSLTNYEQFLTWRYMRMLLESVMYAGIITIVCLLFSYPAAYFIRQSKHAASWLLVMIIPTWMNLLLKTYAFIGIFSHDGLINQFLRLLHIPSQTILFTAPAFVIVAAYIYLPFMLLPIYNSMKDIPDQLFYAAQDLGASPLTIVRKVLFPLTIEGVKTGIQVTFIPALSLFMITRLIAGNKVINIGTAIEEQFLVIQNFGMGATIALFLVLFMMITLIFTRSKNQGGMSR
- a CDS encoding YkyA family protein, with protein sequence MKLTKTAGIAIAATILLAGCNKDGEQIDNYNEHLSNLQRVEAPIQKVNNEMNKLEKEKEKISKEITGKDVSQVQDQVKAFLENAGKREAQLQKEEDAMGESKKVFEKMKKTTSKIEDEADKKELQEFNDALADKYKKHEAFINNYKELVGKEKDLFGYFQDQSGTQEGVDQRSKELQSAQKEMNNTVKAYTKSIRKMQSERRDVEEVIKK
- a CDS encoding XRE family transcriptional regulator, which produces MEIGQKIRNLRHLKNLTQEELGERTDLSKGYISQIESNKTSPNMETFFNILEVLGTTPRDFFEQQAVSKIHYPQEEQLTYDESDKGYFLQWPVKTSNEFEMEPLLLTLQPQASYKTFEPSMSDTFIYCLEGTVTLTFGDELFDAKQGDALYFKATKAHRLTNNGDVPVRLLLVATSSYL
- a CDS encoding UPF0223 family protein, with protein sequence MEYQYPIDVDWSQDEMVAVISFFNAIESYYESSVERETLMERYRAFKKVVPGKADEKNIFSEFKSSSGYDSYLAVKNAKNHPDHKTLSNH
- a CDS encoding ABC transporter ATP-binding protein, producing MAPLLTFDQVTKMYDGSVILDGIDIEIESGYFYTILGSSGCGKTTMLKLIAGFESPDAGNIVYRGKTINDLPANKRQVNTVFQDYALFPHLNVYDNVAFGLKLKKLNKKAIDEKVKEALKLVKLESYIHSPIQALSGGQKQRIAIARAIVNEPEILLLDESLSALDLKLRTEMQYELREIQSRLGITFIFVTHDQEEALALSDYIFVMRSGKVEQFGTPIDIYDEPVNRYVADFIGESNIVDGTMIEDFVVNIYGQDFDCVDQDIAPNTPVEVVIRPEDISLVPEEQGLFQATVLSTLFRGVHYEIICEDRKGYEWTIQSTKNADIGSRVGLDFEPEAIHIMVPGETEEEFDARIEGYGDGNDETS
- a CDS encoding alpha-ketoacid dehydrogenase subunit beta, coding for MAQMTMVQAINNALATELKNDENTLIFGEDVGVNGGVFRVTEGLQKEFGEDRVFDTPLAESGIGGLALGLTTQGYRPIMEIQFLGFVYEVFDSVAGQIARHRFRSGNSKAAPVTIRTPFGGGVHTPELHADNLEGILAQSPGLKVVIPSGPYDAKGLLIESIRSNDPVAYLEHMKLYRSFREEVPEEEYTIELGKANVKREGTDLTIITYGAMVQESMKAAEELEKEGHSVEVIDLRTVQPLDIDTLVASTEKTGRVVVVQEAQKQAGVGANVVAELSERAILSLEAPIGRVAAPDTIYPFTQAENVWLPNKNDIIEKVKETLEF